DNA sequence from the Podospora pseudocomata strain CBS 415.72m chromosome 2 map unlocalized CBS415.72m_2.2, whole genome shotgun sequence genome:
TGTCGTGGtggatgtgtgtgtgtgtttcATCGAAGAGAGTGCCTCTTGATAGGGAgttgtaggtaggtatgtttTAAACACGACCATCAAGACCCGAAGCAGCAAGGTATGGCCACCCGAGGATCATGCCAATGGCAGGGAAGTAACTGTATCATCGCCGTCAAATGTTAGCCATCTCTTCTGTTGATTTGAAtggggggagagaagaaaaaacatACACAGCACCCTGCTTTCCAACCCTCTTGATCTGTCTCCCCcagtcggcggcggcagagtTGGTCGAGACGGGCAGACGCTCAAAGGGGGCGTGCTCGAAGGAGCGGGCGAACTGCCGGAGGGACTTGTAGACGGAGAAGGTTctttgttgctgctgaacACCGCGGAAGGCGACGTTGCGGGCGGCGAGGCGGGCAAGGATGGGAGACATTTTTGaagttttgttttttgaaGTGGTGATGAGTAGAGGTTAAGTTGAGATGTTGGTACTAAAAGtacacagagagagaggagattgtttgttttgttggtggtggtgatctgaAAGATCGAGGAGCTGTGTTGATgaagctgttgatgatgatggtgatacaaaaaaggaaaggtACAAACAGGATGATGGTCAAAAGTTATATATTACTATTTCCAGCAACAAAAGTCATTCCATCAAAGCCCAGAATGAACCACCTTgaccaacatcatctcccgAATCGATCCATCCGGCTGGTTGGTATCCAAGCTCGTGTACCGAAAGCCTGGAATGaacctccagctcccaagcTTCCggctcctcttcgtcgttTACGCCGTCGCCAACACAAAATCAGGCGCTCCCACACACAAAAtcgcaccaccctcacccagaaGCACCAGATCAGCCCTACGGCCGTCAGCAAAGTTGGGTAACAGCTCGGGCCACCGCGGTCTCGTTTCGCCTCACCATCTGGCCAGCTGGGTGTGGAAATCGTGCCATGGGCCCCTCGCCGTTGACGACGTTGGGAGCTTGGCGCCGCCCGTGGTGTGATTGTCGGAGGTGGCCGGGGGTGGGCATTGGCAAGCTGGGCTGAATGGGGATGAATGGGAAGTTTGTGATTGGGCggagctggggttggggaggtaaAGTGGAGATGCCATCCCAAGTTTGGGCTCGGTTGGCATCTGACATCTGATTTTGGGGATTCTAGATTTTCCCCAGAAATCCCCAATGCGACCACTTTCGCTGTTTGATGACTGCACAAACGTTAATCCGAGGTGAACTGAACAACGTGACGGTTTGATCTGGGCCAATCTCTCAGATCAGATCGGGTTATCAAGGGATGGGAAAATTGAACCTGAAATTCACAACGCGGTTTGCTCCGACATGGGAGTTCGGTTATGGGAAAGTTGGAGCGGGCAAAGCAAGTCGGCGGTTTGCGATCCTGATCTATCCGGTGCCTGGATCGAAATCTCATGATACTGCCTTATTCTGGAAAGGATCTGGAGCTGAGAGGTTTGGGTCTGGCACAACGGTTGATATTTGTCTTCCTGAACGACACTCTGAGAGCAAAAGCTCACAGTGATGGGAATCAGGCCGTCTCcgtccatcatccccacgGTGATCATGATATCACATTTGTTGCTCCTGTATTGCCTGTATGAGTATTCGTGTATGGCTGGGGCTTACCTCGTCCGTTCGTATTGGTCTTTGCATCCGGTTTCTGCAATTGCTTTTTGTTTCGTGATGGCCCTCATCCAGCATACAGCTGATTGGAGCGAAGCTCAGTAAGGTTATGGCTGAAAAGCATGGCTGGAGTTTGCTTTACTTATTGTAACTGAAAGCTGATAAACGTAGGATTCTTGGCGACCAAAAGATTTCTGGATCCTTATTGACCCATTCTCATATCTGGAGCATTTCCTCCTTCGAGGAGACGACCGGGGAGGTTCGAGGCCCAATGTCGGCTTGCTCTGTAGACTTAGCCGCTTATCATGCGAAGTAGTCCCTGGCCATAATGAATGAGTTTTGAAAATGACACAACACCAGGCTGTCATGCCTACTGCCTGAGTAACAAAAGCGTGCTCAACCAAGTTTGGTGACCACACGCTGGGTTTTCAATATACAGCAAATCGTCAACATATCCCACAAAAGTCACGAGTTAGTACAACCATTTTTATTTTAGGTCGAACAGACCTCAGCTTCTTCCTGATCACCGTCCCACAAGTCCCACCAGCCTTGTCAGAATCCCGACGCCTTAAGAAACCACATGCCATCACTCATGCCAATCCGTCGGCTTGGGTAATCGTAGCGTCGTAGGGCAACCAAACTTTTGTGTACCCTCACAAACCTGGAATCCCTTGCTTTGTCATATTCTCGGACTCGGTATCCATCGACACCCCGCCAGTCCCTCTTCcgctctcttcctcgtccccccaccaccagaaaGAACAGCTctctctcaacaccacatccaGCATCATCAGCTCTCCTCCTGCACATCCTATATCAAGCCACCCTGCCTTACCTATTTCCGCCGCTGAtgcccaacccagccaccatTTCCCACGGTCTCCTATTTCGAGGAGCGTGTAACACACTCAATCGTCACCACATACGGGATAAAACCTCCCGTTCTGGCATCCCGGATGGCTCATCCCGACTCATTCTCATACGCACATTAACAGAATGCGCGGGTCCCAGAGACCACAAAAACGCCACGCCCTGCAGTCCCATCCCACCGGTCCCCCTTGGCCCCGTTTCCTAAACCCTCATGTTCCACATGCACTGAGAAACTCGGTGAGCAAGTACCACTCGAAAGTGAGGCGAGCCGGGAAGTTATCAAGAGATACCTCCCACAGTGCAAGTGAACTCcccccccactcccccctgTCCTTGAACCCTGGTGCTACCCTGTTGCATGTGCAGTGCAGCAAAGCAACCCGCCTTTCGAATAACGTCCCCCATTGACCACCGATGCTTTACATGATGCCTCTTGTAGCGGCGTGTTGCTCAGTTCCCATTCCTACCTATAGGAGCCCTCGCTTTCTCCTGTCGTTCTGACTGGCAGGCGAGATTTCCCAAGTAGGTCATTGACCGACCGAAAAAGCAAgttctctcccctcccattGCTTCCCCCTACCCAAGTAAAAAGGCACAGAGCCCAGCCAGCAAGCATTTTCCCTGTCCGGTTCCTCAAGAACGCAGGATTTTGATTCTTTGTTGCCTGTCTCAATGAGTGTCGTCCTGTGGTCCTCGAATCCTCAGTGCCCTAATCCTGGTCCTGGTCTCTCCCTGCTGATATTGTTCGGATCCCTTGTCTCACCCTGCTATCTCCCACTCCTTCGCAAGCTTCACCCAAGCTGAATACCTCCATCTCGTCGTATGCCGCTGGGTTGTTGCGTGTTTGGGTTATGTACCATGGAAGGGGTGTCTTCAATTGACCTACCAGACTAAGTATTCCCCCGCACCGAGACATGCAGGCTGTGTCCCCAGTTCTTGACTGGTCAGAATGTTGGTTGCGGTTCTAGACTTGTTGGCCACGCACTGAAACCTGCACCTCTGAGCACACTGGTAGAGAGGTAAGCATGCGTGTGCCTTGCTGTGAAAGTAGGTCATGATGCTAGTTTTGAACCCAGCGTCATGGTGAAGAGCGGGGTTTACTAGAATGCGTGTCAGTGAAGATTACGATAGACctgtatgtgtgtgtgcaaCGCGCATAAGGGGCATGTATGCAGTCACGCTCACATGGGCATAAAGATAGCTCATATCTCACCGCCTAATGCGCAAGTAGAGACAGGCAAGAGAGACAACAACGTCTGCCGGATGAGCATGCCATAGGACATACATGACATGACATACCTGCTCCCGGCATGCCATTCTGAGTTCTGGGGATCCTTCTCTTGTCCATCCCCATGATAGTGGCTTTCCAGAAATGGGACGATCTCGCTGCGGACACCTGCAAAGCCGAGATGGTCAGAAATGATAGATATTATCACATTTGAACGGTCGTGACTCCACCTTTGCTGCCGGCTtccgacccctccccctaccCTAGGGTCAAGACTGCGAATCGGTGATTGTTGTCGAGATCTGGGGTCATTCTTTGTCTGCGACCGAGATTCAGTCGCCGATTTCTGAGCCGCTCGTTGTTGCtttttggtgttggaggagcaaGCCACATTCGCTTGCCATCCAGTCCCCGTACGTTCCCGCCCTCCTGCCTCTCTCATCGAGACCCCTCAATCTGACCGGTGGGCAATAATCTCAGGTAGGCAGCCGACGAGTCTCTTGTGTTCTGTTTCGTTGCTCGGTAGATCAACAGGTATCCTCGATTTATCATGCTGCTGGAGATAACGGTCAAGGAATTTGAATTGTCGACATCCGTCACTCTGTCCAATACCGTGCCAAATGAGGGATGAATTGACCGAGCAATACCGAGAAGGTGGATCATGACCGCATCATAGACGCAATGCCGAAAAGCAATGGAAACGTAAGTCCTTGTGAAGATCGGGAGCAGCCTCTTCGCTTCACATGAAACGCCACGGTGCGCATCAATTGTTCCCTCCAGGAGCGGTAGTTTCGTCGATTCGACTGCAACACAGCCATTCAAAGGGAACCCGGTGGCCCAAATCCGCACATGAGCCCACATGACACCGTTCTAATGTTGAGCACCCAGGCTCGAACCGGATATATGATCGGGTCCTCCGTTCCGTAAAATGTCTGAGGATAGCTAAACAGTCAGCAAGGTCGGTTTGAAGCCCTAGCTCTGTTACACAACTGCCCCAAGCAGCATGTCACCATGTGCAGAGCTAGGTAGGTCGTCAAGGATGTCTGCGGATAGGGCGTCGACGAAGATTTCCAATGCACAACATGGAAATAGAGgctccccccaccccggAAGCTGCCCTGGGAGGCCAAGGCGGAACGGAAGTGATCTCGGACGCAACAATGAGCCCGAGTCACTGACTGGCCATATCGGAACTTTTGAGCCGCTTCTTTGGTACCACCAGCTCCGGTACTCTTCGTAGAAATGAGCTGGAGGAATCTGGGACaggcagaagaaaaaaagggtaCCTGAACAGAACCCCGCCTCAAAGACATGTCTCATTCGCTCGGAGTTCGTCACTGCAGGAATTATGTCTCTGTCTTTGAGGTGTCAAAATGCGCTTGCCGAGACATGCTCTCCAATGCAATGGTACGCTCCCGGGCCTTTGCATTAGAAACGAAAGCTCATATCCATAGGGAAAAGTAGCTCAACAGTCCGAACTCTGAAGTCACTTACTGTGTGACGACAATTGCTGACACTCGAGTATCAATGAAGCCCGGTGCCACTAGTCGAGAAGTCACTTTGTAGGTCCTTCTAGCTTTGTAGTGCAGGACCGTATGCAGATAGCCGCACAAAGGGGTGTCTACCGGCCCATCGAAGGGTGTAGAGAACTTGTCTCCGAACAAGAAACGACGAATCATGGGCCTGGGGTCGCGGGTACTGGCAGGAGTTTCTTTGCATGATCTCGACTCTCGGTGAGGTGCCCGTTATCTTGATGCCTTGTCTACCACGACCAGCCCGATACAAGGCAACTCCAGGCTCCGGGAGATGTTTTTACGGAATTTCAAAAGGTGGTTCTCGTCGACATGGTTGATCCTTGGATACCCATTGACTACCCACGTCGGCGAGGCCAGTAACATGTCTCACTTGCTTGTCCCCGCGAAAGCCGCCGACCCTATTGATGTGTAAACATGGTGCTATTTCCGCACTGTCACTCGAGCTCAGCGCTATTCTCGGCCGAGCTTTGTGATCAGCAGACCATCTTGAGAAGGTCATCCGGAGTTCAGCTTGCCATTGGTCTGTTGCAACATGATGATGCGATGTTGATGGCATCCGAAGCATTCCTAGCGGTGAGATGGTGTCCTCCaagcaacatcatcacctcggGTGAACCAAAGTGGCGGGTCGTCGTTAGCATAAAAGCCGCAAACGTCCCCGTGTTCTGTATGCTTTGTTGTTTCCTGAGATATCCAGAGTCTTTCCTTCAAGCTGCtatcccccaaacccccacaaAGACACCACAAgaacccaacaacaccttcTTAACAAGTCAATTAAATAACACCATGAACTCATACAACAATCCCGAGTCCTGCGGATGCTGCGTTTGGTCTGATGGTCGTCTGTACCAACCGGCAACTTGCCACGTTTGCGGAGGCAATCTTCGATGGTAAGAGAAAAATTTGGGCTCGATGTCCGTTCTGTACACAGGCTAATTCAGTACAGGGGTTGTGGATCTTGCAAGAACACGGGACTCGAATGGGAACCATGCCCTCATTACCACCAGTCCAACGCGACGAGGCGTTCGGCTCAGCCAGCATATACTACCACTCAGCAGTAGCCTCTTAGCCATGTTGAGTGTTCTGAGTCATCATAACAGATCGCCTTGGTTATGTCAGTGTGCGAGGAGTTCCCGAGTTGGCGGTCGGTTTTCCATTCGTTTACTTTGGCTTCCGCAGTTATGCCTTACTTGGTGTTACGGTATAGTCCCCAGGTAACAAGGGTTTTGGTGTTCTGGTATACTTTCTTCCGTATGGTTCGGGTCGCGCAGGAGTACGGCTTTTTTGTAACGCTGGCTAGGATTCGAGGCGGTCGTTTGACTTTGATCAGGCTACAATGGGTTAGCATAGAGGAAACTTGAGCAAATAAGAATAGCACTTTCAGCTTACCCTGCCTCGCGTCATGGAGCCATGTCGTCGGTTGTCGACGACCCCTGAATGCGAAATCGTGCATGAACATCATCCCAACGCCACCAGAACGGCAACGTGCATCGGCGATAGCCACCTCAGAGCCGCTTGGGAACGACTATTCCACATTTGTAGGGCAAAGCAAGCTGTGTTTTCGTAATAGTGGAGTAGCCAGGCTTGGTTCTATCCAGGCAATGCGAAAGAACTTGGGGCCTGATTGGCGACGCCAGCCGTTATCCCGTTGGGGCCCCGGGACCGCTGATGCTTCTCGGGTGTGGCTTTCTTTGTGATTCACAGGCTCAGACAATCATTCATCTTGCAGCGATGGACTCGATCGATCCAGGTAGGCTCGGCTTCAATGTTTACTGCAGTGGCTTATTGTGGTCCGGTGAGTCGGATCCGGAAGGTTGGCCGCTGTTGACTGTCTTGGATGCAGGAAATGCAGCAAGCATGGCCGTCCCGAACAGGCATCGGGTAGCTGAATGGAAGTAAGAGTCAAACGTCAACGTCTGTCCAACGTCGGAATGAACACTGTGTAGGCTAGCCACAAGCCCAGGGGCCCTAGCAAATGGTTTGTCATGAGGACCTGCTGCCGAAAAGCTTGCCTTTTTTGAGACCCCAAAGATCCAAATTCATCATTCACGATACCATAGGTTGAGCGTGATTACTGACAAGGTCGAAGGGTAAATAATCTCGGTGGGTAAGGTATACAGTAGGCGAGCCCGACGGATGTTGATATCTACGCTGCGCGGAAGGAGATGGGTTTTCGAGCAGCAGTTGAGCTGAGTTAGCAGGAATATTCTCATCTCTTGGAAATGTGATGcaggttgtgtggtgttACTTCTTCCTGTCGCCTAACACGCTGCGTCTTCATGGGAAATGGCACGGCCATCCCGATAAAAACCAACCCCAAGTCCGCCTGACCGCCTCTTTCCAAAGTTGAATGGAGCAGCAACCGACCTGGAGTTTGTGACACCACATCTTTTTGATCCGGACGCCCGTCACCAGCCACTTGGAGACGTTCAGGGGTAGAAAACCTATCCATCCGGGTTGTGGAAGAGAATGCGGTTCCAAAAGGAGCGTACAGACAGGGTAACACCGCTGGTCTATGTATCCAATCGTTGCTCAGACATCGAAAAGAGCCAGATGATCCCCTAGATCGTGGTGTGCCAATGTATGGGATacaggtaggtagggagggagtggtgaATCCGTAGTACGGGAAAAGCGGGTGGTGTATAATAAGGAGGCCAACTGAAGAAAACCGTTCCAGCATACCGTGCCCAATACAAATGTGGCTGGCCCTGAGAAAGGCCGCGTAAACTTTGTGCGGAGCGTCAAAAATAAAATTCTCGCTGTTGAAAACACAAGGAATGATTTTACTGCAATGAGAGTGTTGATAAGATAGCATTCTGTGGATGTATTTCGAGTTCTTTCGATTGGAAGAATATTGTCGTGTTCTTTTCTCAGCAAAATTCCACGTGATAAATGGTCTGGCTATTTCGTCTATAGTGGAAGGCACGATTGCCCTGCCTTCCAAACACAGTGAAGTTATCCCCAACGTTGCTACTCATTGACAGATGTTACATAAGTGGAGACGACCGCAAACATGACCCCCACGATGGCGCAGCTGCTGATAGAATAGCCCCACTTTGCTGCCCTTCCAGCCCGATCAACTGTGGGGCTATCGTCTCTACCCCCACAGTGACTTTAATTGGATACGCTCTTCCCTGCACGACGGCTTCTTTTTAAGCAGCTCAACGTCGTCAAGCCGAAGCTGTGCAGCCCACAGTTGCCGCAAAATCCTCAGCCTCTCCCGACTGTCGCATTCTATCATGGATTCA
Encoded proteins:
- a CDS encoding uncharacterized protein (EggNog:ENOG503P84R), giving the protein MSPILARLAARNVAFRGVQQQQRTFSVYKSLRQFARSFEHAPFERLPVSTNSAAADWGRQIKRVGKQGAVYFPAIGMILGWPYLAASGLDGRV